The following are encoded together in the Fusarium keratoplasticum isolate Fu6.1 chromosome 1, whole genome shotgun sequence genome:
- a CDS encoding HET domain-containing protein, translating into MSRSENKISIGHCTEFCQAVRGIGAFNGEVPSHDELRSALGLDADGYLLGTLGELQKRKGCPFCQIILEALNEAVLASAVKESGLEAPRAEPVRITVRPGEHCLRLSHPLLCGTRVLFVENGTEKINSEQGPYVARVVKEEQVSTWLVRSWLRQCEEKHGDSCFHLPLSLRDIEFTPIPSNVMPTEVRGIEHKTLSINEEKTSNFRLLDLGTKCVRYMPLGTRYVTLSYVRDQAPVFELLQCNLDFLQTPGALDKIGPELPRTITDAMELVRSLGERYLWVDALCLVQDHPRDMKGGIEMMNSILRGSHFAIVAASGTGVQSGIPGVRPGSRQPSQHIAQLNSKMKIAVTHSMYWYLQNSTYNQQGWTLQELVLPRRSLIFINNQAYFRCTQANWCEETAADLQGKWEDPDDDCILPIASPGTGNLVAWDVYQNLCEDYSDRTLEHDGDALRALSGILRQLGGELTSWYADGLPANYLNSALLFLSMDGKLRRRPGFASYSWAGWSGPIAWAPETRQGPDHNSQAAERLFHWVQRRTFIQWHVWTRKGSVNEVDNVDEYNEPRRIERFTDRYAHALADETVQFLRQSQYLQNSFLLARYSAWSLAFPLPCFTQGKRYGQEIGGGGIYSDDVINSQAEVDWWAYHIKHDMAWLILISWVTYRASKARNCKARELSGPTTVRREGDELDYEFRDTPASEVREIVADDDDEPFDARVRDAKRAIESIRLEHKGSVPNLPKFPIYPVILFKALSIRLITGPPPALEPKQDISSKALPRHKRPLQWVKGSPLFASDGELVGSLHVDNIASHTAGIEVECLIIAYSKEPIAGSALPKSQVPVGDDDDWNLFWVMHVVEKDGIYERRGVGQVLDSVLTKSCVRSEDKVILLG; encoded by the exons ATGTCAAGAAGCGAAAATAAGATTAGCATCGGTCATTGTACGGAGTTCTGTCAAGCTGTTCGAGGCATTGGCGCCTTTAATGGTGAGGTACCCTCTCATGATGAATTGAGAAGTGCGCTTGGTCTCGACGCTGATGGCTACTTGCTAGGGACGCTTGGGGAGCTccagaaaagaaaaggctgCCCTTTTTGTCAGATAATTCTGGAAGCATTGAATGAGGCAGTTCTCGCCTCCGCTGTCAAAGAATCAGGACTTGAAGCCCCCCGAGCTGAGCCAGTCCGGATCACAGTTCGCCCTGGGGAACACTGCCTTCGGCTTTCACATCCCTTGCTATGCGGAACAAGAGTTTTGTTTGTTGAGAATGGCACCGAGAAGATTAACTCAGAACAGGGTCCTTATGTCGCGAGAGTGGTCAAAGAAGAACAGGTTTCAACATGGCTTGTTCGTTCATGGCTGCGGCAATGTGAGGAGAAGCACGGAGATTCTTGCTTCCACCTTCCTCTGTCCCTG AGAGACATCGAGTTCACGCCGATCCCGAGCAATGTGATGCCCACCGAAGTA AGGGGCATAGAGCACAAGACGCTATCAATAAATGAGGAGAAAACATCCAACTTTCGACTGCTGGACCTTGGAACCAAGTGCGTCCGGTACATGCCACTTGGTACGCGATACGTGACGTTGAGTTACGTCCGGGACCAAGCGCCCGTCTTCGAGCTCCTCCAATGCAATCTCGACTTTCTCCAGACACCCGGTGCCTTGGATAAAATTGGCCCAGAGCTCCCGCGGACAATAACCGATGCCATGGAGCTTGTGCGATCGCTGGGCGAAAGGTACCTGTGGGTGGACGCACTCTGCCTCGTTCAGGACCACCCACGGGACATGAAAGGTGGTATCGAAATGATGAACTCGATTCTTCGAGGATCACATTTTGCAATTGTGGCTGCATCAGGAACAGGTGTGCAATCGGGTATACCTGGAGTCAGGCCTGGCTCAAGGCAACCCTCCCAGCACATTGCTCAGCTCAATTCGAAGATGAAGATCGCCGTCACCCACAGCATGTACTGGTACCTACAAAACAGCACGTACAACCAGCAAGGATGGACACTGCAGGAGCTTGTTCTCCCGCGACGAAGTCtgatcttcatcaacaaccaggCGTACTTCCGATGTACGCAAGCCAACTGGTGCGAGGAGACTGCCGCCGATCTTCAAGGGAAATGGGAAGATCCTGATGATGACTGTATCTTGCCAATCGCAAGCCCGGGAACTGGTAACCTGGTTGCGTGGGACGTCTATCAAAATTTGTGTGAGGATTACTCGGACCGTACACTCGAGCACGACGGGGACGCTCTTCGGGCGCTATCTGGCATTCTACGCCAGCTCGGAGGCGAATTGACATCGTGGTATGCCGACGGGCTTCCTGCAAACTATCTCAATTCAGCGCTTCTCTTTCTATCCATGGACGGCAAATTACGACGACGGCCTGGGTTTGCAAGTTACTCTTGGGCAGGCTGGTCGGGCCCGATTGCCTGGGCGCCCGAGACTCGTCAAGGGCCAGACCATAACAGCCAGGCAGCCGAAAGGCTTTTCCACTGGGTTCAGAGAAGAACTTTCATCCAGTGGCATGTTTGGACGAGAAAGGGATCTGTAAACGAGGTCGATAACGTCGATGAATATAACGAGCCGAGACGAATTGAACGATTCACTGACCGATATGCGCACGCACTCGCCGACGAGACAGTTCAGTTCCTCAGACAGTCGCAATATCTCCAGAATTCTTTTCTTTTGGCCCGGTATTCAGCTTGGTCTCTGGCATTTCCCCTCCCGTGCTTCACCCAGGGCAAGCGATACGGTCAAGAGattggaggcggaggcaTCTACTCGGACGACGTGATCAACAGCCAAGCTGAGGTCGACTGGTGGGCCTACCACATCAAGCATGATATGGCTTGGCTGATATTGATCTCTTGGGTCACCTATCGCGCATCCA AAGCACGGAACTGCAAAGCACGAGAGCTCTCTGGACCTACGACTGTGAGGCGTGAGGGAGACGAGCTGGATTACGAGTTTCGAGATACACCTGCTTCGGAGGTACGGGAGATTGttgccgatgacgatgacgaacCTTTTGATGCTCGAGTTCGCGATGCGAAGAGGGCGATTGAGTCGATCCGGCTAGAGCACAAAGGGTCTGTCCCTAACCTTCC AAAATTTCCCATATACCCTGTCATCCTTTTCAAGGCCCTATCCATTCGCCTCATCACCGGACCTCCGCCTGCTCTGGAGCCGAAGCAGGATATCTCATCGAAGGCGCTGCCTCGTCATAAACGCCCCCTACAGTGGGTAAAAGGGTCACCTCTCTTTGCCTCGGATGGCGAGCTTGTGGGCTCCTTACATGTAGATAACATCGCTTCGCACACGGCCGGCATCGAGGTGGAGTGCCTCATCATCGCATACTCCAAAGAACCCATAGCAGGCTCCGCTCTCCCTAAGTCACAAGTGCCAGtaggcgatgatgatgattggAATCTCTTCTGGGTCATGCACGTAgtggagaaggatggcatcTATGAGCGGCGAGGGGTTGGTCAAGTGCTGGATTCGGTGCTCACCAAATCGTGCGTCCGATCGGAGGACAAGGTGATACTTCTTGGTTAG